One window of the Nocardia terpenica genome contains the following:
- a CDS encoding LysE family translocator: MSLAFLLTTLVIVATPGTGALFTLAAGLNRGTRASVVAAFGCTLGIVPHMVAAITGLAALLNASAIAFQTLKYLGVAYLLYMAWTTFRDKGTLAVAEEDGAPPSALRVIVSAVLVNVLNPKLTIFFFAFLPQFVSTTEPNALPRMLELSAVFMLATFVVFVIYGAFAAALRTHVIDRPAITTWMRRVFGASFLALAGRLAFTDQ, from the coding sequence ATGAGCCTTGCGTTTCTGTTGACGACCCTGGTCATCGTCGCCACGCCCGGTACGGGTGCGCTGTTCACCCTTGCGGCCGGGCTCAATCGCGGCACCCGGGCCAGCGTGGTCGCGGCCTTCGGGTGCACCCTCGGCATCGTGCCGCACATGGTGGCCGCCATTACCGGGCTGGCGGCGCTGCTGAACGCCAGTGCGATCGCGTTCCAGACGCTGAAGTATCTCGGCGTCGCCTATCTGCTCTACATGGCGTGGACCACGTTCCGGGACAAGGGAACTCTCGCGGTGGCGGAGGAGGACGGGGCGCCGCCGTCCGCGCTGCGGGTGATCGTGTCCGCGGTGCTGGTCAATGTGCTCAATCCGAAGCTGACCATCTTCTTCTTCGCGTTCCTGCCGCAGTTCGTCAGCACCACCGAGCCGAATGCGCTGCCGCGCATGCTGGAACTGAGCGCCGTGTTCATGCTGGCGACCTTCGTGGTGTTCGTGATCTACGGCGCCTTCGCCGCCGCGCTGCGCACGCATGTGATTGATCGTCCGGCCATTACGACGTGGATGCGTCGGGTATTCGGCGCGTCGTTTCTGGCCCTGGCGGGCAGGCTGGCTTTTACCGATCAGTAA
- the recR gene encoding recombination mediator RecR produces the protein MYEGPVQDLIDELGKLPGVGPKSAQRIAFHLLSVEPPEIDRLQAALQKVRDGVRFCAVCGTVSDGELCRICADPRRDRTMICVVEEPKDVQAIERTREFRGRYHVLGGALDPLSGIGPDQLRIRELLARIGNQRDGVDVTEVIIATDPNTEGEATATYLVRMLRDFPGLSVTRLASGLPMGGDLEFADELTLGRALSGRRAL, from the coding sequence GTGTACGAGGGTCCGGTTCAGGATCTGATCGACGAGCTGGGCAAGCTACCCGGCGTCGGTCCGAAGAGCGCGCAGCGCATCGCGTTTCACCTGCTCTCGGTGGAGCCGCCGGAGATCGACAGGCTGCAGGCGGCGCTGCAGAAGGTGCGCGACGGCGTGCGGTTCTGCGCGGTGTGCGGCACGGTCTCCGACGGCGAACTGTGCCGCATCTGCGCCGACCCGCGCCGCGACCGCACCATGATCTGCGTGGTCGAGGAGCCCAAGGACGTGCAGGCCATCGAGCGCACCCGCGAGTTCCGCGGCCGCTACCACGTGCTCGGCGGCGCGCTCGACCCGCTGTCCGGCATCGGCCCCGACCAGCTGCGCATCCGGGAGTTGTTGGCGCGCATCGGAAATCAACGCGACGGCGTCGACGTCACCGAGGTGATCATCGCGACCGACCCGAACACCGAGGGCGAGGCGACGGCCACCTACCTGGTCCGCATGCTGCGCGACTTCCCGGGGTTGAGCGTGACCCGGCTCGCCTCGGGGCTTCCGATGGGCGGGGACCTGGAGTTCGCCGACGAGCTGACATTGGGCCGTGCGCTGTCGGGGCGTCGGGCGCTGTAG
- a CDS encoding YbaB/EbfC family nucleoid-associated protein yields the protein MQPGGQVDMQALLAQAQQMQEAVMAAQAEIAAAEVEGEAGNGLVRVTIKATGEIQSMRIDPKVVDPSDIETLQDLVVGAVNDAMANAQELAAQKLGPLAGGMGGGSMPGLPL from the coding sequence GTGCAGCCCGGTGGACAGGTCGATATGCAGGCGTTGCTCGCGCAGGCACAGCAGATGCAGGAGGCGGTCATGGCCGCCCAGGCCGAGATCGCGGCGGCCGAGGTCGAGGGCGAGGCCGGCAACGGTCTGGTGCGGGTGACCATCAAGGCCACCGGCGAGATTCAGTCCATGCGGATCGACCCGAAGGTGGTCGACCCCAGCGATATCGAGACCCTGCAGGACCTGGTCGTGGGGGCCGTCAACGACGCCATGGCCAACGCGCAGGAGCTGGCGGCGCAGAAGCTGGGACCGCTGGCGGGTGGCATGGGCGGCGGCTCGATGCCCGGCCTGCCGCTCTAG
- a CDS encoding SRPBCC family protein: protein MGQVSASSSIVVPADPQRALEAIADYESVRPRILTSHYRDYKVLEGGKGMGTVAEWTLQATQKRSRNVHAVVSVSDSMVTERDSNSTLVTTWTVTPSGGGALVTVRTSWKGAGGVPGFFEGIFAPLGLKKIQAEVLENLKRELSQAA, encoded by the coding sequence GTGGGACAGGTCAGCGCCTCCAGTTCGATCGTCGTTCCGGCGGATCCACAGCGCGCGCTCGAGGCGATCGCCGACTACGAGTCGGTGCGCCCGCGCATCCTCACCTCGCACTACCGCGACTACAAGGTGCTCGAGGGTGGTAAGGGCATGGGCACGGTGGCCGAATGGACGCTGCAGGCCACGCAGAAGCGCTCGCGCAATGTGCACGCCGTGGTGTCGGTCTCGGATTCCATGGTGACCGAGCGTGATTCGAACTCGACGCTGGTGACCACCTGGACCGTGACCCCGTCCGGCGGCGGCGCACTGGTCACGGTCCGCACCAGCTGGAAGGGCGCCGGCGGCGTCCCCGGCTTCTTCGAGGGCATCTTCGCCCCGCTGGGCCTGAAGAAGATCCAGGCCGAGGTGCTGGAGAACCTGAAGCGAGAGCTGAGCCAGGCGGCCTGA
- a CDS encoding FAD-binding oxidoreductase, with translation MSLLGKAGRAPAAHESGFAAHRAGVDRLLASYRAIPRDANVRLAKKTSNLFRARARSDAPGLDVSGLTRVIAVDPQARTADVAGMTTYEDLVAATLPYGLAPLVVPQLKTITLGGAVTGLGIESTSFRSGLPHESVLEIDVLTGAGEIVTATPDGEHADLFRGFPNSYGTLGYSTRLKIDLETVQPYVALRHVRFHDLRELESVMARIVADRSYDGEPVDYLDGVVFTSDESYLVLGRQTDEPGPVSDYTGMDIYYRSIQHDSPRPKRDRLTIHDYLWRWDTDWFWCSRAFGTQNPRIRRLWPKQYRRSSFYWKLIALDHRYDIGDKLEARKGNPPRERVVQDIEVPIERTADFLEWFLAEIPIEPLWLCPLRLRGNGEGGTAPDASRPWPLYPLEPDRTYVNVGFWSAVPTVPGQRQGAANRAIETRVSELDGHKSLYSDAYYSEDEFARLYGGDVYPELKKRYDPDHRLLDLYSKAVQRK, from the coding sequence GTGAGTCTGTTGGGCAAGGCCGGACGCGCACCGGCCGCACACGAATCAGGTTTCGCCGCGCACCGAGCGGGAGTGGACCGCTTGCTGGCCAGTTACCGCGCGATCCCCCGGGACGCGAACGTCCGGCTGGCCAAGAAGACCTCCAACCTGTTCCGTGCGCGGGCGCGCAGCGATGCGCCGGGACTGGACGTCTCGGGGTTGACCCGCGTGATCGCGGTCGATCCCCAGGCGCGGACCGCGGACGTGGCCGGGATGACCACCTACGAGGACCTGGTCGCCGCGACGCTGCCGTACGGGCTGGCGCCGCTGGTGGTTCCGCAGCTGAAGACCATCACCCTCGGCGGTGCGGTCACCGGTCTGGGCATCGAGTCGACCTCCTTCCGCAGCGGCCTCCCGCACGAATCGGTGCTCGAGATCGACGTGCTGACCGGCGCCGGGGAGATCGTCACCGCGACCCCGGACGGCGAGCACGCCGACCTGTTCCGCGGCTTCCCGAATTCCTATGGCACGCTGGGCTATTCGACCCGGCTGAAGATCGATCTGGAAACCGTGCAGCCCTATGTGGCGCTGCGGCACGTGCGATTCCACGACCTGCGCGAGCTGGAATCGGTCATGGCGCGGATCGTGGCCGACCGCTCCTACGACGGCGAGCCGGTCGACTACCTCGACGGCGTCGTATTCACTTCGGACGAGAGCTATCTGGTGCTCGGGCGGCAGACCGACGAGCCCGGCCCGGTCAGCGACTACACCGGGATGGACATCTATTACCGCTCCATCCAACACGATTCGCCGCGGCCCAAGCGCGACCGGCTGACCATCCACGACTACCTGTGGCGCTGGGACACCGACTGGTTCTGGTGCTCGCGCGCCTTCGGCACGCAGAACCCGAGGATTCGGCGCCTGTGGCCCAAGCAGTATCGGCGATCGAGCTTCTACTGGAAGCTGATCGCGCTGGACCACCGCTACGACATCGGCGACAAACTCGAGGCCCGCAAGGGCAATCCGCCGCGCGAGCGCGTGGTGCAGGACATCGAGGTGCCCATCGAGCGCACCGCCGACTTCCTGGAGTGGTTCCTCGCCGAGATCCCCATCGAGCCGCTGTGGCTGTGCCCACTTCGCCTGCGCGGCAACGGGGAAGGCGGGACCGCGCCGGACGCGTCGCGGCCCTGGCCGCTGTACCCGCTGGAACCGGATCGCACCTACGTGAATGTCGGCTTCTGGTCCGCGGTGCCGACCGTCCCGGGCCAGCGGCAGGGCGCGGCCAACCGCGCCATCGAAACCCGGGTGTCCGAGCTGGACGGGCACAAATCGCTGTACTCGGACGCGTACTACAGCGAGGATGAATTCGCGCGGCTGTACGGCGGCGACGTTTATCCGGAGCTCAAGAAGCGCTACGACCCCGATCATCGTTTGCTGGATTTGTATTCGAAGGCGGTGCAACGCAAGTGA
- a CDS encoding class I SAM-dependent methyltransferase codes for MTTFKDRSDVFAELGTRLSIAEIFETLLDGEAPIRFSAYDGSSTGPADSKYKLDIRTPRGINYIATAPGDLGMARAYISGDMTAEGVHPGDPYEFLKAMSDMKFRRPSALALVTIARSLGWDALKPVAPPPQETLPRWRRIALEGLRHSKTRDAEAIHHHYDVSNTFYEYVLGPSMTYTCAVYGDEDWTLEQAQENKYRLVFEKLKLKPGDRLLDIGCGWGGMVRYAAKQGVRVIGATLSKEQAEWAQAKIAEEGLSDLAEVRHSDYRDVAESGFDALSSIGLTEHIGVHNYPTYFGYIQSKLRDGGLFLNHSITRPDNTRTTKAGDFIDRYVFPDGELIGSGRIISDIQNVGLEVLHEENLRPHYALTLHEWCKNLVANWDACVAEVGEGTAKVWGLYMAGCRLGFQRNVVQLHQVLGMKLGPQETWDVPLRPWWTA; via the coding sequence GTGACCACTTTCAAGGACCGTTCCGACGTATTCGCAGAACTGGGCACCAGGCTCAGCATTGCGGAGATCTTCGAGACCCTCCTCGACGGCGAGGCGCCGATCCGGTTCTCGGCCTACGACGGCAGCAGCACCGGTCCCGCGGACTCGAAGTACAAGCTGGACATCCGGACTCCGCGCGGCATCAACTACATCGCCACGGCCCCGGGCGATCTCGGCATGGCCCGGGCCTACATCTCCGGCGACATGACCGCCGAGGGCGTGCACCCGGGCGACCCGTACGAATTCCTGAAGGCCATGAGCGACATGAAGTTCCGGCGCCCCTCGGCGCTGGCGCTGGTCACCATCGCCCGCTCGCTCGGCTGGGACGCGCTCAAGCCGGTCGCGCCGCCGCCGCAGGAGACGCTGCCGCGCTGGCGCCGCATCGCCCTGGAGGGCCTGCGGCACTCCAAGACCCGCGACGCCGAGGCGATCCATCACCACTACGACGTCTCCAACACCTTCTACGAGTACGTGCTCGGCCCGTCCATGACCTACACCTGCGCGGTGTACGGCGACGAGGACTGGACGCTGGAGCAGGCGCAGGAGAACAAGTACCGCCTGGTGTTCGAGAAGCTGAAGCTGAAGCCGGGCGACCGCCTGCTCGACATCGGGTGCGGCTGGGGCGGCATGGTGCGCTACGCGGCCAAGCAGGGCGTCCGGGTGATCGGCGCGACCCTGTCCAAGGAGCAGGCCGAGTGGGCGCAGGCCAAGATCGCCGAGGAGGGGTTGTCCGACCTCGCCGAGGTGCGCCACTCCGACTACCGCGACGTGGCCGAGTCCGGGTTCGACGCGCTCTCCTCGATCGGCCTCACCGAACACATCGGCGTGCACAACTATCCGACGTACTTCGGCTACATCCAGAGCAAGCTGCGCGACGGCGGCTTATTCCTCAACCACAGCATCACCCGCCCGGACAACACCCGCACCACCAAGGCGGGCGACTTCATCGACCGCTACGTGTTCCCGGACGGCGAGCTCATCGGCTCGGGCCGCATCATCTCCGACATCCAGAATGTCGGCCTGGAGGTCCTGCACGAGGAGAACCTGCGCCCGCACTACGCGCTGACCCTGCACGAGTGGTGCAAGAACCTGGTCGCCAACTGGGACGCCTGCGTCGCCGAGGTCGGCGAGGGCACCGCCAAGGTCTGGGGCCTCTACATGGCGGGTTGCCGACTGGGCTTCCAGCGCAACGTGGTTCAGCTCCACCAGGTGCTGGGTATGAAGCTGGGCCCGCAGGAGACGTGGGACGTGCCGCTACGCCCGTGGTGGACGGCCTGA
- a CDS encoding serine/threonine-protein kinase: MNPQTGKVRSADSAVESNTQRYSPMDIAAELESMGLFDAEEIGRGGFGVVYRCAQRALDRVVAVKVLSSEIDAESRERFLREEHAMGRLSGHPNIVDVLQVDVTPTGLPLIVMPYAVHGSLEQLVREHGPLSWSDSLRVGVKLAGAIESAHRVDVLHRDVKPANVLLSRYGEPQLTDFGIARIPGGFRTSTSLITGSPAFTAPEVLKGEEPTVRSDVYGLGSTLFALLTGHAAFERQSGEKVVAQFLRITTQPVPDLREQDIPADVAAAIERAMSPNPDDRPASALELGELLRSVQREHGQVPDEMALLTAGPDTAESGDGSGETSAHPSLRSRTALTGTRSGATLSLPGSGASLVIGRSTTLPPTAATKFRPPTPAHEPVYRPRLLDLLRAGGHRQLAVIHGPAGFGKSTVASQWRSELVERGIDVAWIGIDRDDDNEVWFLAHLLQAIRRVRPELGAGLEQMLEERPADAVSYAISSLIDEIHAAAKPIVVVVENWDRVTDAGAQRALDALLEKGCHHLRFVVTTREPSGLPLSRLRVHDELVEIGCSELRLTAGETRQILVERNGFRLDDDQVQRIHDATDGWPAAIQLVSLSLRGTGDRPVDPAQLIAHLSGGNQAIREYLSENVLDTLEPRLLEFLMSISVTEKVCGPLAAALSGEADAEQLLEQAEQRELFVSRVDHDPTWFRIQPLFAEQLRARLERVHPGKSKAMHRKAARWYAEHQLLRKSVDHALAATDLKLAVDLVESGGMDLIDSSRLATLLGTVSKLPVQQVASRSKLLIALARANINLQQSGAARTALGRLSNMLARSSPTDADVVRQRCEAAVLAAADQVARDRTDGVLERVSDCLERADDLPPWTVSTAANLVSFVRWCDFDFEGARAVQEWAVPYHTRSKDVLGVVLGLLSIGAAAYEQLDIDMATRCFEQAWQTARDRSGPRSHAVRVAAALLGEVTYRRGDLDAAQRLLDQSHQLVTRVGPVDFLITTFVIGARVKAVRGDTQTAAARLDEGARIAADRKLPRLAAHIRAERLRLGLSGDPNGAPLSEPILRSPRHSTGTAVLTAEAEEIAAIRTLLARHYRGVDSFAADDFAPLGTDDTAVKRARALHGRMTEQHRPRAELDAALLLAECLAVAGWTGEAVATLTPVVAKCAELGWPRPLLDSGPGVQSLLRTLRNEMLLSAEHAESPDIPRKFLDSLL, translated from the coding sequence ATGAATCCACAGACGGGCAAGGTCCGCAGCGCCGATTCCGCCGTCGAGTCGAACACGCAGCGATACTCACCGATGGATATCGCCGCCGAACTCGAGTCGATGGGGTTGTTCGACGCGGAAGAGATCGGCCGCGGCGGCTTCGGCGTGGTGTATCGCTGTGCCCAGCGCGCCCTGGACCGGGTGGTCGCGGTCAAGGTGCTGTCCTCCGAGATCGACGCCGAGAGCCGGGAACGCTTCCTGCGCGAGGAACACGCCATGGGCCGGCTGTCCGGCCATCCGAACATCGTCGACGTCCTACAGGTGGACGTGACCCCCACCGGGCTGCCGCTGATCGTCATGCCCTACGCCGTGCACGGCTCGCTGGAGCAGCTCGTGCGCGAGCACGGCCCGCTGAGCTGGTCGGATTCGCTGCGGGTCGGGGTCAAGCTGGCCGGGGCGATCGAGAGCGCGCACCGCGTGGACGTGCTGCACCGCGACGTGAAACCGGCCAATGTGCTGCTCAGCCGCTACGGCGAGCCGCAACTCACCGACTTCGGCATCGCCCGCATTCCGGGTGGCTTCCGCACCTCCACCAGCCTGATCACCGGCTCGCCCGCCTTCACCGCGCCCGAGGTGCTCAAGGGCGAGGAGCCGACGGTGCGCTCGGACGTGTACGGCCTGGGCTCCACGCTGTTCGCGCTGCTCACCGGGCATGCCGCCTTCGAACGGCAGTCGGGGGAGAAGGTGGTGGCCCAGTTCCTGCGCATCACCACCCAGCCCGTTCCGGATCTGCGGGAGCAGGACATCCCCGCCGATGTGGCCGCCGCGATCGAACGGGCGATGTCGCCGAATCCGGACGACCGCCCGGCCTCGGCGCTCGAACTGGGCGAGCTGCTGCGGTCGGTGCAGCGTGAGCACGGCCAGGTGCCCGACGAGATGGCGCTGCTGACCGCCGGTCCCGACACGGCGGAGTCGGGCGACGGGTCCGGGGAGACCTCGGCGCATCCGTCGCTGCGCAGCCGGACCGCGCTCACCGGCACGCGCAGCGGGGCGACGCTGAGCCTGCCGGGGTCGGGGGCGTCGCTGGTCATCGGCCGGTCGACGACGCTACCCCCTACCGCCGCAACGAAATTCCGCCCGCCCACCCCGGCGCACGAGCCGGTGTACCGGCCGCGCCTGCTGGATCTGCTGCGGGCGGGCGGGCATCGCCAGCTGGCGGTGATCCACGGGCCCGCGGGCTTCGGCAAGAGCACCGTCGCCTCGCAATGGCGCAGCGAACTGGTCGAGCGCGGCATCGATGTCGCGTGGATCGGCATCGATCGCGACGACGACAACGAGGTGTGGTTTCTCGCCCACCTGCTGCAGGCCATCCGCCGGGTGCGCCCCGAGCTGGGCGCCGGGCTGGAGCAGATGCTGGAGGAGCGCCCGGCCGACGCGGTGTCGTATGCGATCTCCAGCCTGATCGACGAAATCCACGCCGCCGCAAAGCCGATCGTGGTGGTGGTGGAGAATTGGGACCGGGTGACCGACGCGGGCGCGCAGCGGGCGCTGGATGCGCTGCTGGAGAAGGGATGTCACCATCTGCGCTTCGTCGTCACCACCAGGGAACCGTCCGGGTTGCCGCTGAGCCGGTTGCGGGTGCACGACGAACTGGTCGAGATCGGTTGTTCCGAGCTGCGGCTCACCGCGGGCGAGACCCGGCAGATCCTGGTGGAGCGCAACGGATTCCGGCTCGACGACGATCAGGTGCAGCGGATCCACGACGCCACGGACGGCTGGCCCGCGGCGATCCAGCTGGTCAGTCTCTCGCTGCGCGGCACCGGGGATCGGCCGGTGGATCCGGCGCAGCTCATCGCGCACCTGTCCGGCGGTAATCAGGCGATCCGGGAGTACCTGTCGGAGAACGTGCTCGACACCCTGGAGCCGCGGCTGCTCGAGTTCCTGATGTCGATCTCGGTGACCGAGAAGGTCTGCGGCCCACTGGCGGCCGCGCTCAGCGGCGAAGCCGACGCCGAGCAGCTGCTGGAGCAGGCCGAGCAGCGCGAGCTGTTTGTCAGCCGGGTCGACCACGATCCGACCTGGTTCCGGATCCAGCCGCTGTTCGCCGAGCAGCTGCGCGCCCGGCTGGAGCGGGTGCATCCGGGTAAGTCGAAGGCCATGCACCGCAAGGCCGCCCGCTGGTACGCCGAGCATCAGCTGCTGCGCAAATCGGTGGATCACGCGCTGGCGGCCACCGATCTGAAGCTCGCGGTGGATCTGGTCGAGAGCGGCGGCATGGACCTGATCGACTCCTCCCGGCTGGCCACCCTGCTCGGGACGGTGTCGAAACTGCCTGTGCAGCAGGTGGCCTCGCGGTCGAAGCTGCTGATCGCGTTGGCGCGGGCCAATATCAATCTGCAGCAGTCCGGCGCCGCCCGCACCGCGCTGGGGCGGCTGTCGAACATGCTGGCGCGCAGTTCGCCGACCGACGCCGATGTCGTGCGGCAGCGCTGCGAGGCGGCGGTGCTGGCGGCCGCCGACCAGGTGGCGCGCGACCGCACCGACGGTGTGCTGGAACGGGTTTCGGACTGCCTGGAGCGCGCCGACGACCTGCCGCCGTGGACGGTGTCGACGGCGGCGAACCTGGTGTCGTTCGTGCGGTGGTGCGATTTCGACTTCGAGGGCGCGCGGGCCGTGCAGGAGTGGGCCGTCCCGTACCACACCCGGTCCAAGGACGTGCTCGGCGTCGTGCTGGGCCTGCTGAGCATCGGCGCGGCCGCCTACGAGCAGCTCGATATCGACATGGCCACACGGTGTTTCGAGCAGGCGTGGCAGACCGCCCGGGATCGGTCCGGCCCGCGGTCGCACGCGGTGCGGGTGGCCGCGGCGCTGCTCGGCGAGGTCACCTATCGGCGCGGCGATCTGGACGCGGCGCAGCGGCTGCTGGATCAGAGCCATCAGCTGGTGACTCGGGTGGGGCCGGTGGACTTCCTGATCACCACGTTCGTGATCGGCGCCCGGGTGAAGGCGGTGCGCGGGGATACGCAGACCGCCGCCGCCCGGCTCGACGAGGGCGCGCGCATCGCCGCCGACCGCAAGCTGCCGCGGCTGGCCGCGCACATCCGGGCCGAACGCCTGCGCCTCGGCCTGTCCGGCGACCCGAACGGCGCCCCCCTGAGCGAACCCATCCTGCGATCGCCGCGGCACAGCACCGGCACGGCCGTGCTGACCGCCGAGGCGGAGGAGATCGCCGCCATCCGCACCCTGCTGGCCCGCCACTACCGCGGCGTGGATTCCTTCGCCGCCGACGACTTCGCCCCCCTCGGCACCGACGACACGGCGGTGAAACGCGCCCGCGCCCTGCACGGCCGCATGACCGAACAGCACCGTCCCCGTGCGGAATTGGACGCGGCGCTGCTGCTGGCCGAATGCCTGGCGGTGGCGGGCTGGACCGGCGAGGCCGTCGCCACCCTCACCCCCGTCGTGGCCAAATGCGCCGAATTGGGTTGGCCCCGACCACTTCTCGACTCCGGACCGGGCGTCCAGTCTCTGCTGCGCACGCTGCGCAACGAGATGCTGCTGTCCGCCGAGCACGCCGAAAGTCCGGATATTCCAAGGAAGTTCCTCGATTCGCTGCTTTGA
- a CDS encoding 3-hydroxyacyl-CoA dehydrogenase NAD-binding domain-containing protein, with translation MTDNMIAWEKDADGIVVLTMDDPNQGANTMNDLYEKSMAATVDRLEAEKDDITGVVITSAKKTFFAGGDLKNMMKIGPNDAQIVFDHLTEVKAALRRLEQLGKPVVAAINGAALGGGLEIALATHHRIAADVKGMKIGLPEVKLGLLPAGGGVTRTVRMFGIQNALMQILLQGNEFNATKAQQVGIVNEVVGTVEELVPAAKAWIKANPDKGVQPWDVKGYKIPGGTPSTPARAANLPAFPANLRKQLKGANMPAPKNIMAAAIEGAQVDFDNASLIETRYFVNLLTGPVAKNMIQAFFFDLQHINGGGSRPKDVAKREIKKIGVLGAGMMGAGIAYVSAKAGYEVVLKDVSQEAAERGKGYSVKIEEKALSRGKTTEEKSKALLDRIHPTAEASDLEGVDFVIEAVFENTELKHKVFQEIEDIVTPDALLGSNTSTLPITGLAAGVKRPEDFIGIHFFSPVDKMPLVEIIRGEKTSDEALARVFDYTLAIRKTPIVVNDSRGFFTSRVIGTFVNEAIAMLTEGVDPQTIEQSGLQAGYPAAPLQLSDELNMKLMQKIAKETQEAAAHGDTTMGRERHPAQDVIDYMVAEGRPGRLEKAGFYEYDENGKRQGLWAGLREHFKTSTDTEIPFQDLIDRQLFIEAIETQKCFDEGVLTSTADANIGSIFGIGYPAWTGGVHQFIVGYPGGQAAFVARADELAAKYGKRFEVPASLRK, from the coding sequence ATGACCGACAACATGATTGCCTGGGAGAAGGACGCCGACGGCATCGTCGTGCTGACGATGGACGACCCGAACCAGGGCGCCAACACCATGAACGACCTCTACGAGAAGTCGATGGCCGCCACCGTCGACCGCCTCGAGGCCGAGAAGGACGACATCACCGGTGTCGTGATCACCTCCGCGAAGAAGACCTTCTTCGCCGGCGGCGACCTGAAGAACATGATGAAGATCGGCCCGAACGACGCCCAGATCGTCTTCGACCACCTGACCGAGGTGAAGGCCGCGCTGCGCCGCCTCGAGCAGCTCGGCAAGCCGGTCGTCGCGGCGATCAACGGCGCCGCGCTCGGCGGTGGCCTGGAGATCGCGCTGGCCACCCACCACCGGATCGCGGCCGACGTCAAGGGCATGAAGATCGGCCTGCCCGAGGTCAAGCTGGGTCTGCTGCCCGCCGGTGGCGGCGTCACCCGCACGGTGCGCATGTTCGGCATCCAGAACGCCCTGATGCAGATCCTGTTGCAGGGCAACGAGTTCAACGCCACCAAGGCCCAGCAGGTCGGCATCGTCAACGAGGTCGTCGGCACGGTCGAGGAGCTGGTCCCCGCCGCCAAGGCGTGGATCAAGGCCAACCCGGACAAGGGCGTGCAGCCCTGGGACGTCAAGGGCTACAAGATTCCGGGCGGCACCCCGTCCACCCCGGCCCGGGCCGCCAACCTGCCCGCTTTCCCGGCCAACCTGCGCAAGCAGCTCAAGGGCGCGAATATGCCCGCCCCGAAGAACATCATGGCGGCGGCCATCGAGGGCGCGCAGGTCGATTTCGACAACGCCTCGCTGATCGAGACCCGCTACTTCGTCAACCTGCTGACCGGACCGGTCGCGAAGAACATGATCCAGGCGTTCTTCTTCGACCTGCAGCACATCAACGGCGGCGGTTCGCGTCCGAAGGATGTCGCCAAGCGCGAGATCAAGAAGATCGGCGTGCTGGGCGCGGGCATGATGGGCGCGGGCATCGCCTACGTCTCGGCCAAGGCCGGGTACGAGGTCGTGCTCAAGGACGTCTCGCAGGAGGCGGCCGAGCGCGGTAAGGGCTACTCGGTGAAGATCGAGGAGAAGGCCCTCTCCCGCGGCAAGACCACCGAGGAGAAGTCCAAGGCGCTGCTGGATCGCATCCACCCGACCGCCGAGGCTTCCGATCTCGAGGGCGTCGACTTCGTGATCGAGGCCGTCTTCGAGAACACCGAGCTCAAGCACAAGGTGTTCCAGGAGATCGAGGACATCGTCACCCCCGACGCGCTGCTCGGCTCGAACACCTCGACCCTGCCGATCACCGGCCTGGCCGCCGGTGTGAAGCGGCCCGAGGACTTCATCGGCATCCACTTCTTCTCCCCGGTCGACAAGATGCCGCTGGTCGAGATCATCCGGGGCGAGAAGACCTCCGACGAGGCGCTGGCCCGGGTGTTCGACTACACCCTCGCCATCCGCAAGACCCCGATCGTGGTCAACGACAGCCGCGGCTTCTTCACCTCGCGCGTGATCGGCACCTTCGTCAACGAGGCCATCGCCATGCTGACCGAGGGCGTCGACCCGCAGACCATCGAGCAGTCGGGTCTGCAGGCGGGCTACCCGGCCGCGCCGCTGCAGCTGTCGGACGAGCTGAACATGAAGCTCATGCAGAAGATCGCCAAGGAGACCCAGGAGGCCGCCGCGCACGGCGACACCACCATGGGCCGCGAGCGGCACCCGGCGCAGGACGTCATCGATTACATGGTGGCCGAGGGCCGTCCGGGCCGCCTGGAGAAGGCGGGCTTCTACGAGTACGACGAGAACGGCAAGCGCCAGGGCCTGTGGGCGGGCCTGCGCGAGCACTTCAAGACCAGCACCGACACCGAGATCCCGTTCCAGGACCTGATCGATCGGCAGCTGTTCATCGAGGCCATCGAGACCCAGAAGTGTTTCGACGAGGGCGTGCTCACCTCCACCGCCGACGCCAATATCGGTTCGATCTTCGGCATCGGCTACCCGGCCTGGACCGGTGGTGTGCACCAGTTCATCGTCGGCTACCCCGGTGGGCAGGCGGCCTTCGTGGCCCGGGCCGACGAGCTGGCGGCCAAGTACGGCAAGCGGTTCGAGGTGCCGGCGTCGCTGCGCAAGTGA